A single region of the Lotus japonicus ecotype B-129 chromosome 4, LjGifu_v1.2 genome encodes:
- the LOC130714850 gene encoding uncharacterized protein LOC130714850 has protein sequence MNIDYFKKDIDELIGQFAQDESTTLADMKRVWLSKKFSYIYEAFPSTNLAFFMQSLYAHSIGYMVGAGSLSVRLGGLYCLYCLYETQPFKPPFKIYLSLGELKKVRILVADAKANAINVAPAVVNRMLERNMFLFGAVDLAEGAVTETVQQLQQLQNASIRVAYETLFKNTPINDYIHMDLGMEVDLNNLKKISSEYAEAKHLAAKEASSILDAENIKRIAGNKELMLGDVFEEIANDWVIQKQAFYKQTGLGEEVAYEQELEQLLLEDRHDGEESNED, from the exons ATGAATATTGATTATTTCAAGAAGGAcattgatgaacttattggtcAATTCGCTCAG GATGAGTCAACAACTCTGGCTGATATGAAGAGAGTATGGCTTTCTAAGAAGTTTTCCTATATTTATGAAGCTTTTCCTTCTACCAACCTGGCCTTCTTTATGCAATCTCTGTATGCTCATAGTATAG GTTACATGGTTGGTGCCGGTTCTTTATCAGTCCGACTGGGCGGCCTTTATTGCCTCTACTGTCTTTATGAGACTCAACCTTTTAAACCTCCTTTTAAGATCTATCTATCCCTTG GAGAGTTAAAGAAAGTCAGGATCCTTGTTGCTGATGCAAAAGCAAATGCCATTAACGTGGCACCTGCTGTAGTAAACAGAATGCTGGAAAGAAACATGTTCCTTTTTGGCGCTGTTGATTTAGCGGAAGGTGCTGTTACAGAGACAGTACAGCAACTCCAACAATTGCAGAATGCCAGTATTCGAGTTGCATATGAAAC GTTATTTAAAAACACTCCAATCAATGACTACATCCACATGGACCTT GGCATGGAAGTAGACCTCAATAATCTGAAGAAAATATCATCTGAATATGCTGAGGCCAAGCATCTAGCTGCAAAAG AAGCAAGCAGTATTTTAGACGCCGAAAATATAAAGCGCATAGCAGGAAATAAGGAATTGATGCTAGGAGATGTCTTTGAGGAGATTGCTAATGATTGGGTTATCCAGAAACAAGCATTTTATAAACAAACAGGATTAGGGGAGGAGGTAGCATATGAACAAGAGCTGGAGCAGTTACTTCTAGAGGACCGTCATGATGGTGAAGAGTCTAATGAAGATTGA
- the LOC130716138 gene encoding probable galactinol--sucrose galactosyltransferase 6 isoform X2 — MTITPAIRVSEGKLLVKDRVILTGMAENVVETSAAARGPVEGVFLGAEFEKQDSRHVVSLGRLTDVRFMACFRFKLWWMAQKMGESGSEIPLETQFLLLETKHGSHFESDQSQNQIVYTVFLPLVEGSFRACLQGNVENDAVELCLESGDGDTRAEAFSHALFISAGTDPFKTIHDAFTAVRNHLNTFRLRHEKKLPGINDYFGWCTWDAFYQEVTQEGVESGLQSLAAGGAPPKFVIIDDGWQSVAGDEKISDSDSNSLQRLTGIKENSKFQNKENPESGIKSIVNIAKEKHGLKYVYVWHAITGYWGGVRPGVKDMEEYGSVMKFPAVSKGVSENEPTWKTDPLAVQGLGLVNPKKVFTFYDELHRYLAQAGIDGVKVDVQCILETLGAGLGGRVELTKQYHHALDASIARNFPDNGGISCMSHNTDALYCSKQTAVVRASDDFYPRDPISHTIHIASVAYNSIFLGEIMQPDWDMFHSLHPAAEYHASARAISGGPIYVSDKPGCHDFELLRKLVLPDGSVLRARLPGRPTADCLFTDPARDGVSLLKIWNMNRHGGVLGVYNCQGAAWSVAERKNTFHPTDSAAITGYVRGRDVHLIAEVVAGGNGGWSGDCALYGHRSGEVVILPYNVAMSVTLEVLEHEVFAVSPVKDLAPGYRFAPVGLVNMFNAGGAVEGLAYEAVEGGSEGGLVGRVRLEIKGCGKFGAYSSARPTRCLLGTDAVEFEYDSDSGLLSFVIDHLPREEEKVHHVQIEL, encoded by the coding sequence AACTGACGTTCGGTTCATGGCGTGTTTCCGGTTCAAGCTATGGTGGATGGCGCAGAAGATGGGAGAAAGCGGAAGCGAGATTCCGTTAGAGACGCAGTTTCTGTTGCTGGAAACCAAACATGGCTCCCACTTCGAATCCGATCAGAGTCAGAACCAGATCGTGTACACCGTGTTCCTCCCTCTCGTTGAAGGCTCATTCAGAGCTTGTCTTCAGGGGAATGTGGAAAACGACGCCGTCGAGCTTTGTCTTGAGAGCGGCGACGGTGATACTAGAGCGGAGGCTTTCTCCCATGCTCTGTTTATCAGCGCCGGGACCGATCCGTTTAAAACAATCCATGACGCCTTCACCGCCGTCAGGAACCACCTCAACACGTTCCGCCTCCGCCACGAGAAGAAGCTTCCAGGAATCAATGACTACTTCGGGTGGTGCACGTGGGACGCGTTCTACCAGGAAGTTACACAGGAGGGGGTGGAGTCTGGTTTACAGTCGCTCGCTGCTGGCGGAGCGCCGCCGAAGTTTGTTATTATCGACGACGGCTGGCAATCCGTCGCCGGCGACGAGAAGATCTCAGATTCAGATTCCAACTCGTTGCAGAGGCTAACAGGGATAAAAGAGAATTCCAAATTCCAGAACAAAGAAAATCCAGAATCTGGAATCAAGAGCATAGTGAACATTGCGAAGGAGAAGCACGGTTTGAAATATGTCTACGTGTGGCACGCGATTACAGGCTACTGGGGTGGTGTCCGGCCGGGGGTGAAGGATATGGAGGAGTACGGTTCTGTCATGAAGTTCCCGGCGGTGTCGAAGGGAGTTTCGGAGAATGAGCCAACATGGAAAACAGATCCATTGGCGGTTCAGGGCTTGGGCTTGGTGAACCCGAAGAAGGTTTTTACCTTCTACGATGAGCTCCACCGATATCTGGCCCAGGCCGGCATCGACGGAGTTAAGGTTGATGTCCAGTGTATACTGGAGACTCTAGGCGCCGGCTTGGGCGGGAGGGTGGAGCTCACGAAACAGTACCATCATGCACTTGATGCATCCATTGCCAGAAACTTTCCTGACAATGGTGGCATTTCTTGCATGAGCCACAATACCGATGCGCTCTACTGTTCCAAACAAACCGCGGTTGTTCGGGCTTCTGATGATTTCTACCCGCGTGATCCGATTTCACACACCATCCACATTGCTTCTGTGGCGTATAATAGCATCTTCCTTGGGGAGATAATGCAGCCTGATTGGGATATGTTTCACTCGCTTCATCCCGCGGCGGAGTATCATGCCTCCGCCCGGGCTATAAGCGGCGGGCCTATCTATGTCAGTGATAAGCCTGGGTGCCATGACTTTgagcttttgaggaaattgGTTTTGCCGGACGGGTCCGTGCTGCGGGCCCGTCTGCCCGGGAGGCCGACCGCGGACTGCTTGTTTACCGACCCGGCCCGCGATGGGGTGAGCCTGCTTAAGATATGGAACATGAACCGCCATGGCGGGGTGTTGGGAGTTTATAACTGTCAGGGTGCTGCTTGGAGTGTTGCTGAAAGGAAGAACACATTTCACCCCACAGATTCTGCTGCAATTACTGGCTATGTCAGGGGGCGTGACGTCCACCTCATAGCGGAGGTTGTTGCTGGTGGGAACGGTGGTTGGAGTGGTGACTGCGCCCTCTATGGCCATCGCTCCGGTGAGGTTGTGATTCTTCCTTACAATGTGGCTATGTCGGTGACCCTTGAGGTGCTTGAACACGAGGTGTTTGCTGTTTCGCCTGTGAAGGATTTGGCTCCTGGATACAGGTTTGCTCCCGTTGGACTTGTGAACATGTTCAATGCTGGTGGAGCTGTCGAGGGCCTCGCGTACGAGGCGGTGGAAGGGGGCAGCGAGGGTGGATTGGTTGGTAGAGTTCGTTTGGAGATCAAGGGGTGCGGCAAGTTTGGTGCTTATTCATCAGCTAGGCCAACAAGGTGTTTGTTGGGAACTGATGCTGTGGAATTTGAGTATGACAGTGATTCTGGGCTGCTGAGTTTCGTTATAGATCATTTGCCACGCGAGGAAGAGAAGGTTCACCACGTTCAGATTGAGCTATGA